The genomic interval TTGGAGCTCGGGGCGATGAGCGACTTCGCCGGGTACGACGAGATGGCGATGTTCACCTTCACCCGGAGGTTTCCGCCGGAGTAGTCGGGCTTCTCGACCGAGATCGAGAGGTAGAACCCCTTCGCTTTTCGCTGGGAGATGGCCTTCTTCGCGGCGTCCGAGCTCTCCTTCATCGGGGCGAGCTGGATGTCGGAGTTGGCCTCGAGCTTGGCACGAACGGCCTTGAGGACCACCGCCTCGACCTCGGCCTGCGGGCGGTCGCCCGCGCTCGAGACCGACGACAACGCGACGTAGTACTTGGCGTTGGCGTGCTGGGGCGGCTCGTACGACCCTCCCCCGCCGCTCGATCCGCCACCCGACGCGGGAGCCGACGGGGCTGCTTCGAGCGCCTGGACGGCGCGTGACATTTGGAGCTTCGCCGCATCGGAGGACTCGACCCCGAGGCGCGACTTGAGGCAACCGACCGCCGAGGCGCGCCCGAGGCGCCGGAGCGCCGAGGCCGCCGCGATTCGAACGACCTCGGCCCCATCGGAGAGCTCTTTGCAGAGCGGGTCGACCGCGGCATCGTCGTTCGTGGCGCCGAGCTGGAGGACGGTGGCCGCACGGACGCGCGAGTCGGACGCGGCGGCGAGCTTGGGGAGAAGGTCTCCGACCCGGGGTGCGGTCTGTGCCATCGCCGGAGCGCCCGAGAGGACGACCGCGAAGAGCGCCGCGCCTGCGACGACGGAGGACCATCGCGTCGTGCGCGAACTACGCTGCCAAGCCCCGCTCACCATGGATGGTTTCACGCTACACCGAACGCTTTCCCCTGGACAGGGGCCAGAGCGGCAAAGATCGTAGGGTCACCATGCGCGTTCCTCCGAAGATCCCGGCGCGTCCCCGCGCTCACCCGGCCGCCGCAGGCGACGTCGGTGGCAAGGCTCGGGGGGGGCGACGCGTGCATCATGCGCAGCTCGATTGGACGGCCGACGGAGCACCTTGTTCAGTCGGCGCGCGAAGTGTCCGTGAACCCTCGGCATTTCTAGGCGTGAGTGTAGGGCGCGCGGCGCCATGGTCGGCGCTTGTAACCCTCGCCTTCGCCCTCGCCACGCCCTCGACCGCGTTCGGCGAGCCACTGTCGGTGCGTGGGCAGGGCGGCTTCGAGGCGCGTGCTACCCGCGACGAGGGCGCGCTCGTCCTCCAGGGGGCCCTCCGCGACGACGTCGGCGACGCGCTCGGACGCGAGGCGATCTCTCTTCGCATCGAGACCGGAGCCACGACCGGCGCCGCCGACGTCGACCTCTCGCTCGCCGACGCGAAGAGCTGTGGCCTCGGAGCGCTCACGGTGAGCGGACGTGGCCTCACCGTGCAGACCGATCCGGGCGGAAGGTTCTGCGTCCGTGTCACGCTGCCGAAGGAGCGCTTCGTCGCCAAGCTCGCGTGGAAGGGCGCCGGGTTCTTGGACGCCGCCGAGCTCTCGCTTCCGTTCGATCTCGGGCGGCGACCCCTCTACCTCGCGCTCGAGCCGAAGCCTCGCGTCGTCTCCCTCGATCGCACGCCGGCGCGCTTCTCGATGCTCGCGGAGAACCAAGAGAACGGCACCACCCAGGCCGCGTCGGGGATCGGCGTGTCGCTCCTTCTGGCGGGAGACGAGAAGACGGCGCTCGCCACGGCGACGACGGACGCGAGGGGACGCGCGACGTTCGACGTCGACACGAAGCGCTTCGGGGCACCTCGCGCCTCGGAGCTCGTGCTCGCCTTCGGAGGCGACAGCGACACGAGCCCCGCACGGCAGTCCTTCCCGATCGAGGTGCACGCGAGGGTGAGGCTCGCCACACGAGGCTTCGACGGGGACGGCAGCTTCGATCCGGAGGAGGGCATCCCGCTCGACGTCGAGGTCGACACGGTCGCGGGACCCGTGCCGGAGGGCGCGGTCGAAGCGCGGGTCGGGGACCGGGTCGTAGGCGCGGCGAACGTCGAGGCCGGTCACGCGCACCTCCTCGCGACGTTCGGCGGAGGGGGCAAGCGCGCCGAGCTTCGGCTGCGCTACCTGCCACGCTCGCCCTACTTCGAGCCCTCCCCCGAGACGCTCGTCGAGATCCCGCTCCGTGGACCGAGCCCCCTGTCGCGCGCGCCGTTCCTCCTCGCGGGTGCGGCCGTGGTCGCGTGGCTCGTGCTCGGGCGACGTCGCGCGGCCCCGGCGCGCGAGAATCGCGCGGCAAAAGAGTCGACTGGCGTGCCGACCGAACGGCCGTCGGTCGAGGTCGTGCGCGCGGCGTCCTCGGAGAGCCGGACGACGTACGAAGGGCGCGTCGAGGACGCTCACGACGGCGTCGGCCTCCCGAACGTTCGTGTGTGGGTCTCCCGCCGCTCGTTCCAAGCCGAAGAGACGCGCATCAGCGTCGTCACCGACGACGCCGGGAGGTTCACCTTCGAGCTCCGCGAGCGAGCCTCGGAGGACACGCTCTCCGCCGAGGGGCCCTTCCACGCCCGCCTCACCACGCGCCTGCCCGCAGCGGGTGAGCTCCGCGTCGCGCTCGTCACTCGGAAACGGAAGCTCCTCGAGCGCCTCGTCGCGTGGGCTCGCCGCATGGGCTCCCCCTACGACGCGCGACCCGAGCCCACGCCGGGCCACGTCCGGAGGGCCGCGAAGGACGGCCAAGTGGCGGGCTGGGCCGCCGCCGTCGAGCGGGCCGCGTTCGGCGGGGGAGACGTCGACGAGCGGGTCGAGCTCGAGGTGGACGCCCTCGCGCCGGAGCACGAGGGGGCTAGACCCCTCGCCGGGGGCCCACAAAACCCCGATCGGCGAGGAGAAGCGCCGCGGGCCCCGAAGCTCGGTTGACGTACAAGGTGCGGGGTTTCTATAAGGGGTGCCCGGCTTCGTCGTGAAGCCCAAGGAGCGCGATGGATAATCCTGTCGTAATCGCCGTCATCGTCCTGATCGTCGTCGCGATCGCCGCATTTTTCGCGCTCAACAAGAAGAAGGCGCCCGAGCTTCCCGCGCCCGAGGACGAGAAGCCCGAGCCCAAGAAGCCCGAGCCCAAGAAGGCCGAGCCCGCCGCGAAGAAGGCCGAGCCCGAGCCCACGCCCAAAAAGGCCGAGCCCAAGCCCGAGCCCGCGAAGGCCGAGCCGCCCAAGGCCCCCGAGGGAAAGCGCGAGCTCGCCCAGACCGCACTGGAGGCCCCGCAGGCGAAGGCCAAGGCCCGCGACGAGGACATCGCCATCGACGAGGCGCCGGCCGAAGAGGCCAAGGCGGTCGCCCCGCCCACGTCCAAGCGCGACGTCGAAGGCCTTCGAAAAGGCCTCACCGCATCACGCAAGGGCTTCATCGCCCGCCTCACGGCCCTCTTCACCGGCAAAAAAGAGATCGATCCCGCCATCCTCGAACAGATGGAAGAGGTCATGATCTCGAGCGACGTCGGCGTGAAGACCACGCAAGCGATCCTCGAGCGGCTCCGCGAGAAGCTCGAGCGAAAAGAGCTCGACGACGCCAGCGCCGTGTGGGGAGCGCTCCGCGCCGAGGCCCTCCGTATTCTCTCCGCGCCCGCGGAGAAACCGCCGGCAGGCCGCCCGCTCGTCCTCCTCATGGTCGGCGTGAACGGGGTCGGCAAGACGACCACGATCGGCAAGCTCGCGACCAAGTGGAACGCCGACGGGCGCAAGGTGATGCTCGCGGCGGGCGACACGTTCCGCGCCGCGGCCGTCCAGCAGCTCGAGGTCTGGGGCAAGCGCGTCGGCGCGGACGTCATCCGCGGCAAAGAGGGCGCCGACCCGGGCGCGGTCGCGTTCGACGCGACCACCAAGGCCAAGGAGGCCGGGGTCGACGTGCTCCTCGTCGACACGGCGGGACGCCTCCACACGAAGGCGCCGCTCATGGACGAGATCAAGAAGGTCCGAAAGACCATCGCGAAGGCCATGGACGGGGCCCCCCACGAGACGTTCCTGGTCCTCGACGCGACCACCGGCCAGAACGCCCTCACCCAGGCGCAGCTCTTCAAAGAGGCCGTCGATCTCACCGGCATCGTGCTCACCAAGCTCGATGGCACGGCGAAGGGTGGCATCGTGCTCGGCATCTGCGACGAGCTCAAGGTGCCGGTCCGGTACGTGGGCCTCGGAGAGCGCGCCGAGGACCTCCGCGAGTTCCACGCCGGCGACTTCGTCGAGGCGCTCTTCGGGCAAGAAGCCGAGGCCGACGCGTGATGAAAACCAGCCCCGAAATGGGTCTTCTCGAAGCTTGATGGATTATTCGTTGATTGGGCGAAATAGCGCATGGTATAGTCCCGCGCACTTTCGCTGTACGCCTGAATCCCCAATTGTTCTAACTAGTTACGCACCGTGAAGGGTAA from Myxococcales bacterium carries:
- a CDS encoding HEAT repeat domain-containing protein, which gives rise to MVSGAWQRSSRTTRWSSVVAGAALFAVVLSGAPAMAQTAPRVGDLLPKLAAASDSRVRAATVLQLGATNDDAAVDPLCKELSDGAEVVRIAAASALRRLGRASAVGCLKSRLGVESSDAAKLQMSRAVQALEAAPSAPASGGGSSGGGGSYEPPQHANAKYYVALSSVSSAGDRPQAEVEAVVLKAVRAKLEANSDIQLAPMKESSDAAKKAISQRKAKGFYLSISVEKPDYSGGNLRVKVNIAISSYPAKSLIAPSSKSATMAGVAPGSRSSEDQLLEAVASAAAKQFADNAHAM
- the ftsY gene encoding signal recognition particle-docking protein FtsY codes for the protein MDNPVVIAVIVLIVVAIAAFFALNKKKAPELPAPEDEKPEPKKPEPKKAEPAAKKAEPEPTPKKAEPKPEPAKAEPPKAPEGKRELAQTALEAPQAKAKARDEDIAIDEAPAEEAKAVAPPTSKRDVEGLRKGLTASRKGFIARLTALFTGKKEIDPAILEQMEEVMISSDVGVKTTQAILERLREKLERKELDDASAVWGALRAEALRILSAPAEKPPAGRPLVLLMVGVNGVGKTTTIGKLATKWNADGRKVMLAAGDTFRAAAVQQLEVWGKRVGADVIRGKEGADPGAVAFDATTKAKEAGVDVLLVDTAGRLHTKAPLMDEIKKVRKTIAKAMDGAPHETFLVLDATTGQNALTQAQLFKEAVDLTGIVLTKLDGTAKGGIVLGICDELKVPVRYVGLGERAEDLREFHAGDFVEALFGQEAEADA